The genomic DNA ATCGCCGCGAACCGCGCCGCGGTGAACGCGAGCACGACCCAGCCGATGTCCGCGAGTCGCAACCGATGTCGATACGAAGCCAGCACGACGCCGATCAGCGCGAACGGTAGCGCGAAGACCGTGTGCGGCAGCCTAACGAGGTTGACGAACGCGACGAACCGGGACGTCCCGCTGAACGTTTGCCCTTCCTGCGCGCGACCGATCATGGGCGCTCTCCCCCTCCCGCTTTCCCGGCCCGTTCCGCATCCACTCCAAGCTCACTCCACATTCGATCCACTCGGCGCTTCGTCTCGTCGTCCATCGTGATCACGTCTGGCCATTCGCGCACGAAGCCCTCCTCGGGCAGCTTTCGCGTCGCGTCGAGACCCATCTTCGATCCATACGTGAAGGCGCGACTCGAGTGATCGAGCACGTCCATCGGCCCCATTGTAAAGCGCGCGTCACGCTGCGGATCGATGTTGTTGAGAGCGACCCACCATGCCTCACGCGGATCGCGCACGTTGACCCAGCCGTCGACGATGATCAGGACCTTGGCGAGCGACATCAGCCCCTGGCCCCAGAGCGCATTCATGACCTTGTATGCCTGACCCGGATACTCCTTCTTGATCGAAACAAATACGAGATTGTGAAAGATCCCCTCGGCCGGCATGTGATAGTCGACGATTTCCGGAATCGTCAGCTTGAGCAACGGCAGAAAAATTCGTTCGGTCGCGTGCCCGAGATAGAAATCCTCCATCGGCGGACGGCCAACAATCGTGCAGGGAAAGATCGGCTCTTTCCGCATCGTGACCGCGGTGATGTGTACTTGCGGATATAGATCGGCAAGCGAGTAAAAGCCCGTGTGGTCGCCGAACGGCCCCTCGGTTACGAGCGGCTCGGCGGGGTCGATGTATCCCTCGAGCACGAAGTCGGCCTCGGCGGGAACCTCGAGATCACAGGTGACGGCCTTCGCGAGCGAAACGGGCTTGCCGCGTACAAACCCAGCGAACAGAAACTCGTCGACGGTCGGCGGGAGTGGTGCGCTCGCCGAGTACATCGAGGGGGGATCCGCGCCGAGCGCGATGCAGACATGCATTCGCTCGCCGCGTTCAGCCATCTCGCGCCAATGTGCCGCACCAACTTTGTGACGCTGCCAATGCATCGCAAGCGTCGTCTTGCCCGTCTGCATGATGCGATACATCCCGACATTCCGGATGCCGCGCCTCGGATCGCGTGTGATGACCATCGGGAACGTGATGTAGGCGCCCCCATCGTCGGGCCAGCACTTCATCAACGGTAGCCGATCGATATCCACGTCTGCGTCGCGCCAGACGACCTCCTGGCAAGGCGGCGTTCCCGAACGCACACGCGGTGGAAACCGGCCCGCCTCGAGAAGACGCGGCAGCAGCGCGAGCTTCGCGACGAAGCCCTCGGGAACTTTCAATTCGAGCAAGCTCGTTATACGCGCGCCGATTTCATCGAGGTCGCGCACGCCGAGGCTCGTCGCCATGCGGTGCATGGATCCGAAGAGGTTGATGGCAACGGGGTAATCCGATCGCTCGCCACTCATCAGTACGGGGTGCTCGAAGAGGATGGCGCGGCCGCCGTCAGGTTGTTTCATGACGCGATCCGCGATTTCACATGCCTCGCGGTCGAGCGACACTGGCCTCGTAATGCGAACCAGCTCTCCAGCGGCATCGAGCGATTCGACGAACGCTCTCAGCGTATCGAGGGTCACGGGCAATTCATTTCTGGCCGACGTGGATCGCCGCGATGCCAAACGAGAGCGACGTCCAATGCACGTTCGCGAAGCCCGCCGCGCGCATGCGCGCGGCCAGCTCCTCCTCCGCCGGAAACTGAGCAACCGACGCAGGTAGATATCGATAAGCGGTGCGATGCCCACTCACGATCCCGCCGATAAAGGGAAGCACCCGATGGAAGTACAAGTGATAGACGGCCCGCATCACCGGATTCCGGGGCGTCGTGAATTCAAGAATCACGAAGCGAGCTCCCCCGCCAAGCACGCGATGCACCTCTCGCAGTGAAACGTCGAGATCACTCACATTTCTAATACCGAAAGCGACAATCGCGCCGGCGGTGCTATTGCTGGCGAGTGGGAGATCGAGTGCGTCCGCCACGAGTGGCGAGATCGCGCGCGAGACTTTCTCGCTTCCCGCGCGCAGCATTGGCTCGGCGAAGTCGGCGCCGACGACGCGCCCCAGGAACCCTGGCTGGCCTGCCAGGGCTGCCGCGACGTCGAGAGTGCCCGCGCAGAGATCGAGATAGGTCGCGGCCGGCGCAGACCGCCAATTCAGCGCCGCAATTGCGCGCCGGCGCCAGAGCCGATCGATATTGAAGCTGAGGAGGTGGTTGAGAAGATCGTATCGCGGCGCGATGGCCGAAAACATCCCGCGGACGAAATCGCGCTTCGTCTCGCGATCGGCAGTCAATACAGCATGCTCGGTCGCCATTTGGTTGATCGGCATCGACCAAAGTTCACCCGTGCCGTAGACGCAAGCAAGCGCGCCAACGCACTCTCGCGCTGGATGCCGGATCACCGCGATCTTACTTTCACCTCGGATGACCACGGCGCTCGATCTCACCAACCTGCCGGACGCGGACGTCGTTGCCCTCGCGCAAGCAGGGCGCGAGGCCGCATTCCGCGAGCTGATTCGCCGTTATGAGCGTCCGGTGTTTTCGCTGATCTATCGCATGATTCGCGACCGCGAGCTCGCCGAGGATCTCGCTCAGGACACGTTCATCAAAGTCCTGAATCACATCGATCGCTACCGGCCGGAGTTCAAACTCTCGAGTTGGTTGTTCAAGATTGCGAACAACGTCGCCATCGATCACCTGCGGCGACGGCAGCTCGATACGATCAGTATGGACGGCTCGCCGCACGCAGCAACGGCCGACGCAATCGAATCGACTTCATTCGAGATCACGGTCCCTCAGGAATCGCCGCTCGATGAGCTCGAGGCCAAGGAGCTGGGATCGGCGATCGAGCAAGCGATCGCCCAGCTTCGTCCCGAGTATCGATCCTGCATACTGCTGCGTCACGTGGAGGGACGCTCCTACGAGGAGATCGCGACGACCCTCGATCTTCCCCTCGGTACGGTGAAGACCTACATCCATCGCGCGCGGCACGAGCTCAGGCGCGCATTGGAGCACCTGAAGACGGAGGATTAGGACTCCATGTCGCCTCGAAAAAAGTTCCACGTTTTCGGTGAGGTCTGTGCGCCCCCTCACTGTCCTTCGAGCAGTGCAATTTTGCCGCGAAAATTCCGTGTTCTTGCCTGAAACCCATCCGCACGCCAGCGCGTAAACCTCTCCGTGAATCACCGTCATCTTCTCCCGACTGAGATCGACCTCCTCCTCGATGACGAGGAGGGTTTTGGCGTTGCCCCCCTCAAGGCTCACGTTCGTTCGTGCCCGGACTGCACCGCCCGTCTCGAGGATGCCCGACTCGTCACCGATGCCGTCGAGGAGCTCGAGCACTTCGCGCCCTCCTTCAGCTTTGCCGACGCTGTTATGACGCAGGTCCCGGTCTTCGTGCCTTGGCACGTCGCGGCTCGGGACGCCGTCAAGGGCTGGATGCCCGGGTCGCGTCCGGCGCGCGTGGCTGCCCTCGCCGTGGCGACGTCCGTTGCCTCGGTACTCACCGTCGCGATTCTCTGGATCGCCACCCAGACCGATCTGCTCGTCTTCGCATCTGGTGTTGCGGGAAGTCGCCTACGTGAGCTCGTGATGGACGGTGGACGGGAGGCGGTGGCTAGCCTGTTCGGATCACAGACCCTTTCCCTCGCGGCGCAAGCTGGTAGTGTGGGGATATTCCTATTGTTCGGCGGATTCCTGGCCATTGTCGCGATGGCAGCGTTCGGTCTGCAGAGGATGGCCCTCGCTTCGAGCCGAAGGCGGGCATAGTCATGGGGCGTTCCATCAGCGCGGTAGCGACCTCGCACGTCGTCGCGCTCGCGCTCGTTGGCGTATGCGCATCGGTCGCGGCGGCGCAGTCCGCTGCGACCACGCGAACGGCCGGTCCCGCCGCAGCCTCGCAAGGTCAATCGCAGCAGCCCCTCAGCGAGCGACTCCGTCGACAGATCGAGCAGATGCGCGCCCGGCCCGAGGGCAGTCGTTTTCCGCCCGCCGACAGCTTTACCGTTGGTCCGCGCGCGATCACGCAGACCGCTCCTGCGAGCGGTCGTATTGCTATTGCGGACGGATCGCTCGACGTCTCCGGTCGCGTGGATGGAAGCGCCTACGTCCTCAACGGCGACATCGTTGTTCACAGCGGCGGCGTTATCACTGGTGATGCCGTCTCGATCGGCGGTCGTGTGCTGATCGATGGCGGTCAGATCGACGGGGAGCGTGTCACGCTGAGCGCGGCCCCAACCGAACCGGTGCGCGCCGCGCAGCAGAGCGTTCCGCTCACCACGTGGCAGTCGATCAAGCTGGTGCTCGGTTGGTTCGCCGTTCTCGTGATCATCGGGCTCGGTGTGCTGATCTTCGCGGAGCCGCACATGGACGGCGTCGTCGAGGCAATGGAGGGCAGCTTCGCCAAGGCGTTCTGGCTGGGCGTGCTCGGCGAGATCATGGCGCTTCCAGTCCTTGCGTTGCTTGTCGTTGGCCTCATCCTCACTCTGCTCGGAATCCTGCTCGTTCCCTTCGCAATCGTTGCGTACGGTATCGCGCTCGCGGGCTTGCTCGCGCTCGGATTCCTCGCGGTCGCTCGACTGACGGGGAGTTTCTGGGCCCGCTCCGATGCGACGTCGTCGAACACGCCACGTGGGGCCAATCTGCGCGCCCTGTTCATCGGGCTCGTGCTGTACATGGGGCTCTGGTTGCTCGCGGCCCTCTTTACCTGGCAACCGGTTGCCGGCGCCATCCTTCGAGGCATCGCGCTCGCCGTGAGCTGGGTAGCGGTCACGGTTGGCCTCGGCGCCGCGTTGCTCTCGCGAGCAGGTACCAAGCATCTTGGCGTGCGCCCTCGTGGCGCAGCCGCGGCTCGACGGCCGGCGCCAGACGACCTCGCATGGCAGACGCCGACGCCGGTCACAGGAGTCACCGCCGCCCGTCGGCCAGCGACCGCAGTGAAGGACGCCTAGTGCGCGCTGCCGCTCGGCTCATGCCCGCACTCGCGATGTTGGCGATACCTCTGACCTCGTCGCCGGCGCAATCGTGGCGTACGGTCGAATCGGCCCGGCAACTTCGTGATTCGGTGCAGCACAAAGTGCGCGTCCAGTACGGCGCCGGCCGTATCGACGTCGGCGCTACCAACGCCCCCGTGCTTTACTCGATGTCGTTGCGCTACGACGAAGCGACGACGACTCCGATTCACCTCTACGATGCCGCGGCGCACACGCTGACCCTCGGCGTCGATGGTGAATCCGGGCACTTCGGCCGCAACATGGGCGACAAGTCGAAGGGTGAGATGCGGCTTTCGTTGTCGCGTGCTGTCCCGATCGATCTTGGATTGGAGCTTGGCGCGACAAAAGCGTCATTGGATCTCGGCGGGTTGAGTCTTACGGGGTTGCGTCTCGACTCTGGTGCGAGCGAGACCGTGCTCGATTTCTCGACGCCGAATCTCTCCCGCATGCGCTCAATCGAGATCGATGTGGGCGCGGCCAGTTTCGAGGCAAGAAACCTCGGGAACGCAAACGCGTCTCGAGTACATGTCGAGGGCGGCGTCGGGAGCGTGGAGCTGGACTTCGGCGGACAGTGGACGCAGGACATGTCGGTCGACGCCGATCTCGCGTTAGGCAAGCTGACCCTGCACGTGCCGCGTGACGTTGGCGTCCGCGTGGAAGTGCAGAAATTCCTTGCCTCCTTCGATCAACAGGGCCTCGTGAAGCGCGGCGACGCCTATTACAGCGACAATTGGGATCAGGCGAAGTACCGCCTTCGACTGCGCGCCCAGACGACCTTCGGCGGCATCGAGCTCGATCGCGCCAACTGAGTGGCGTCAGGACGTCGAGCGGAAAACGACAGGGCTCCCTCTCGTTAAGTTCAGCTGTTTCGCGGCGCTGCCATCGCGGACAGCGACCTCGATGAGTCCCGAGGAGCCGACGATGGCGAGCGCCGTGCCAGGCGCCACCTCGCCGTACGTTCGACGGAGCGGAAGCGCGGCGCCGGCGGTCTCGATAATCCCGGCGCGCAGCCCGACCAGATTGGTGATCGCGTTACCGAATCGATCGATGCCGATCACCACACCAGCGAGTACCCCCTCGTCGATGCGCTGCGGTTCCGGCGTGCGACGGATCACCGGTTGCCTTGCGGTGTCTCCGAGAGTCTCGATACTCGCGCCTAACGCGAGTGCTGCCGCCGCCGGCGCGAAAACATCGCGTCCGTGAAAGCTGGCCGATGCAGTTCGCGGCACGGCCAGACTCACCGCACACGCGTCGGCCGTGAGCAGTGCTGGCGACAGTACGCCATTGTCGGGGCCGACGAGCAATCGATCGGCGCTTTGCACCGCTAGCGCGGCGCGCTCCGTACCGACGCCCGGATCGACGGCTACCAGGTGCACCGTCCCGGCCGGAAACCGGCGCCAGACCCGCGCGACTGTGAAGCGCGCCGCCTCGACGTCTTGCGGCGGGATGTCGTGCGTGATGTCGACGAGCGTCACTTCGGGAACGCGCGCCAGCAGAACGCCCTTGATCTCGCCCACGTATCCGTCGGCGGTGCCGAAATCCGTGAGCAACGTGATTATCGGACGCATCTCAGATGGATTTGCGCTTCCAGCGTCCGAGTCGCCAGAGTCCCATCATGCTTACCGCGCGGCCGATCGCCGTCAGTGAAATCGCCCACCAGATGCCCTCACTGCCCCAGCGATGTGCCATCACCGGAACAAGCGGCACGCGCGAGGCCGTGAACGTCGACGACGCGATCATCGGTGGCAGTGTCTCGCCCGCACCGCCGAGCGCGCCCTCGAGTACGATCTCCGCGCAGATGCCCAGCTGCGAGAACGCTGCGATCCTGAGGTAACGTGCTGCCTCGGCGATCACTGCGGGATCGTCCGTGAAGAGCCTCGCGAGCGTCGGGGCGTAGAGCAAATCGGCGATGCAAGCCACAAGGCCAAGCACGGAGCAGAGCGCGACGGCCAGCCAGCCGGCCCGCTCCGCGCGTTTGACATGTCCAGCGCCGAGATTTTGCCCAACGATCGCCGCGGTGGCCGCCCCGAAACCCACGCCAACCATGAAGAGCCAGCTCTCGACGCGGTGACCGATTCCGAGAGCCGCAAGCGCGGGCGTGCCAAAGCGCGTCGCTGTCCGCGTGACGACGATGTAGATGATGCTAAACACAATGCCGGTCACGGCCGTCGGCAGGCCGACGCGACAGACCGCGGCGATCGATGCCCATTGTGGGCGACGCAGACGCAACAGACCGCGCCGCATGGCGATGATCGCGCCCATGGCGAAGGTCGCGCCCCGCGTGCACACGCCGGAGATGGCCGCACCCGCGATGCCTAACCGTGGCAGCGGTCCCCAGCCGAGTATCAGGGCTGGATCGAGGACGAGTGTCACCGCCACTGATACGATCAGCAGAACGAACGGTGTCCGTGTGTCACCAGATGCCCGGAACGTCGCATCGATGGCGAAGAAGCCATAGATGAGCGAGATACCGGCCAGATACGTCCCCAGATAACGCAAGCCGAGTGCGGTCACCGCCGGCGGCGTTTGCATCGCGACGAACAGCGTGCGCAGAACGGCCAAGCCCACAATCGTCACGGCGAGCCCCAACGTCAGCGTGAACAGGAGTGCATCGCCACACACGCCTGCCGCCACGTCAGATCGTCCCTCCCCGTGCCGGCGGGCGGCAACCGCTGTTAGGCCAACGCCGATCATCTCGGCGAGCGCGACCATCATCCAGATCCAGAACAGAGATGTGGAGACCGCGGCAAGTCCGTCCGCGCCGAGGCGTGTACCGACCCAGAACGCATCTACCGAGGCAAACAGCGTCATCAGAAGCGACGATGCCACCGCGGGAAGAGCGACCCTCGCGATCGTCTTGCCTAACGAATCATGAATGAGGTGCGCCGCCGTTCGATTGTCGGCAACTCCAACCGGTGCGAGCCCGTCTCGTGGATCGAGCGGAATGCTCGCAGACTCGACGACGTCCGTGGACGTCATCGGCGTCCAGCGCTCGCGCGGTTAATGGGCCGCGGCGTGCGCCGCCTCGCGCACTCGCTCCGCGACATGCACGAGCGCTTTTGCCGCGGACGACGCGGGCTCGGCGACCACGATTGGTTGCCCCTGATCTCCGGCCTCGAGAACGCGAGGATAGAGCGGAATCTGACCGAGAAGCGGCAACTCGAGCGACGAGGCGAGCCGTTCCCCTCCTCCTGACCCGAACAACGCCGACGGCTTACCGCAGTGCGGGCACTCGAACCAGCTCATGTTCTCGACGATTCCCAGCACCGGCACGTTCACCCGCTGGAACATCTTCGCACCGCGCAATGCATCGCCGACCGACACTTCCTGTGGCGTGGTGACGATGATTGCTCCATGCACGTTGGTGGACTGCACGAGCGACAACTGCGCGTCGCCCGTGCCTGGCGGCATGTCGACGACGAAGTAATCGAGCTCGCCCCACGCCACGTCGCGAAGAAACTGCCCGATGATCTTCATGATGATCGGTCCGCGCCAAATCGCCGGCTGCTCCTTCTCGATGAGAAAGCCGAGACTGATGACCTTCACGCCATGCGCGGTGAGTGGGATGATCTTCTCGTCGATGACCGACGGCGGCTCGTCCACACCCATCATGCGCGGCACGTTGGGTCCGTAGATATCAGCGTCCATGAGGCCGACGCGCGCGCCTTGCGTAGCAAGGACAACGGCAAGATTCGTCGCAACTGTCGTCTTGCCGACGCCTCCCTTCCCACTCGACACAGCGATGATCGTTCCGAGGTTCGGGTACGCAACCGGAGTGGGCGCCGAAGGACGCGGCGCCGCGGCCGGTCGCGATTCCATCACCGGGAGTATTCGCTTCGACGAGGCGGTAGGTCGGGCAGGTGTCTCCGACGGCGCCGTCGCGTCTCGCACGTCCACGCGCACTTCCGTAACGCCTTCGACACGCTCCAGCGCCTGACGAATATCCCGGGCGAGCGTCGGGTCGTCGCTCGCCGATAGCAGCAGCGTTAGGCGAATACGTCCGGCCGACGACGTCGCGATGTCGCGCACTTTTTCCGCCGTCAGCACGTCTGCGCCGCTGCGCGGATCGCGAATGCGCGCCAGCGCGGATTCTACTCGCTCGAGAAGGGAAGACATTCGAAGGACAGTATCGGGTGTCAGTTACAAGGTACCAGTCGCGCGAGCTCAGCGCGTGCAGCCGAGGAAGTTCTTTGCATCGCTCACGACGCGGTCGCGCACTTCGTCGAGTGTACCAGGAACGAGCGCGCCGGAGGCTTTGACGTGGCCGCCACCACCAAAGCGCCGCGCAAACTGGTTCACGTCTACATCGCCCGTGCTGCGAAAGGAGATTTTCACCTTGCCGTAGCCAAGATCGCGGAAAAAAATTGCCAGGCGCGTGCCCGCGATCGATCGAGCATGCTCGACGATGCCGTCCAGATCCTCCGATCGCACGCCATGTCGCTCCAGGGATCCCGCCTGCATCGTCAGCCACGATACGCCGCACGGCTCGTCGACGCCGAGGCTGCCGAGCACTTCGGCGAGAAGCCGCACACGACCGGCGGGCGCCGAGGCGTAGACGCGCTGATACATCTCCTCGGGATCGACGCCGCGCGACAGCAGCTCGGCGGCTATCGCGTGACTCCGCGGCGTGGTGTTGCTGTAGCGAAACGCGCCCGTATCGGTCAGTATCGCCACGTAGAGTGACCGCGCGATCTCCGGCGTGATCTCGAGCTCGAGCTCGCACGCGAGATCGTACACCAACTCGGCCGTCGCACACGCCTTCGTATCCGCGAGCACAATGTCGCCGGCGGGATCGTCCGAGGCAACGTGGTGGTCGATGACGATCTTCGGGAGCGTTAGGCGCCGGACGCTCTCCGTGAGATTGCCCAGCCGCTTCACGTCGCTGATGTCGGCGACGAGCAGAAGATCTGTCCCAGCGAGTGCGGCGCTCCCCTTGGCCGTCTCGTCAATGACATCGCCGCCGAGCAGGAAGTCGAACAGTGATGGCCACGGAGTGGGGTTGACGATCCGGCATCGCAGCCCTCGCTGCGCGAGGAGTCGGACGAGCGCTGTCTCCGACCCGCATCCGTCGCCATCGGCATTCATGTGCGTCGAGAGCACAACGCGCCGTCCATGCACGAGCTCGCGCGCGAGCCGTTGAATGGCGGCCCGCCGCTCGGGCGAGATGCGGAGATAATCAGTGTGTTCCACGACGGCGACGTCCCCTCCTCCCCAACGCAAAGCGGCGCCCGGTGTTCACCGGGCGCCGCCTGAAGATAACCTCGCCTGAGTCAGTCAGCCGCTGCAGCCGTCATCGAGTCGATGTTGTCCTTCACCTTCGAGTGTTTCTTGCCATAGAGGAAGTAGATAACCAAACCGATCACCATCCAGACGATGAGTCGAATCCATGTGTCGCGCGGCAGACCGTACATCATGTAGCCGCAGATCAGGATGCCCAGAATCGGCACCACGGGCACGAGCGGCGTCCGGAAGGGTCGCGGAATGTTCGGCCGCTGATATCGGAGAACCATCACGCCAAAGCAGACGATCACGAACGCCAACAAGGTGCCGATCGAAACCAGCTCTCCGAGCAGACCGATCGGGAAGAATCCGGCGACCGCAGCGGCAACGACACCCGTCACGATTGTCGTGACGTAGGGCGTCTGGAACTTCGGGTGAACTTTCCCGAAGACCGATGGCAGGAGTCCGTCACGCGACATTGAGAAGAAGATACGCGGCTGCCCCATGAGCATGACGAGCACCACGGATGCGAGACCGGCGATCGCACCGATGTTCACGAAGAAGCCCAGCCAGCGCAGCGATGGGGCTTTCGAGATGGCGATGAACACCGGCTGCGGAACGTTGAGGTCCGTGTAGTGCGCCAGGCCCGTCATCACCAGTCCCATCAGGATGTACAGCACGGTGCAGATGCCTAACGAAGCAAGAATCCCGATTGGCATGTCGCGCTGCGGATTCTTCGCTTCCTGGGCTGCTGTCGAGACTGCGTCGAAACCGATGTAGGCAAAGAACACCACGCCTGCCGCCCGAACGATTCCGCTCCAACCGAAATGGCCGAATTCCCCGGTCGTATTCGCGGGGATGAACGGGTGCCAGTTGGCGGTGTTGACGAACATGAAGCCGAAAGCGATCACGAGAAACACGATTGCCAGCTTCAGGAACACGATGAAGTTGTTGAATCGCGCCGACTCCTTGATGCCGATCACGAGCAGCGTCGACATCAAACCGATGAGGATGATCGCGGGAATGTTGATGACGCCGTGACTGAGGACATACTTGCTGGTATCACAGACCTGACCAGCGGTGAGCGATATCGCCTGGTTCGTCGCCGGGTCGATACAGAGCGCCGAGCGAACCAGAGTGTGGGTCCCCTCGACGCTGAGCGGAGCCTGGGTGTATGCCAGCGGCAGCTTGAGACCAAGCTCCGACATGAATGAGGCGA from Gemmatimonadaceae bacterium includes the following:
- a CDS encoding Mrp/NBP35 family ATP-binding protein, whose protein sequence is MSSLLERVESALARIRDPRSGADVLTAEKVRDIATSSAGRIRLTLLLSASDDPTLARDIRQALERVEGVTEVRVDVRDATAPSETPARPTASSKRILPVMESRPAAAPRPSAPTPVAYPNLGTIIAVSSGKGGVGKTTVATNLAVVLATQGARVGLMDADIYGPNVPRMMGVDEPPSVIDEKIIPLTAHGVKVISLGFLIEKEQPAIWRGPIIMKIIGQFLRDVAWGELDYFVVDMPPGTGDAQLSLVQSTNVHGAIIVTTPQEVSVGDALRGAKMFQRVNVPVLGIVENMSWFECPHCGKPSALFGSGGGERLASSLELPLLGQIPLYPRVLEAGDQGQPIVVAEPASSAAKALVHVAERVREAAHAAAH
- a CDS encoding MATE family efflux transporter; translated protein: MTSTDVVESASIPLDPRDGLAPVGVADNRTAAHLIHDSLGKTIARVALPAVASSLLMTLFASVDAFWVGTRLGADGLAAVSTSLFWIWMMVALAEMIGVGLTAVAARRHGEGRSDVAAGVCGDALLFTLTLGLAVTIVGLAVLRTLFVAMQTPPAVTALGLRYLGTYLAGISLIYGFFAIDATFRASGDTRTPFVLLIVSVAVTLVLDPALILGWGPLPRLGIAGAAISGVCTRGATFAMGAIIAMRRGLLRLRRPQWASIAAVCRVGLPTAVTGIVFSIIYIVVTRTATRFGTPALAALGIGHRVESWLFMVGVGFGAATAAIVGQNLGAGHVKRAERAGWLAVALCSVLGLVACIADLLYAPTLARLFTDDPAVIAEAARYLRIAAFSQLGICAEIVLEGALGGAGETLPPMIASSTFTASRVPLVPVMAHRWGSEGIWWAISLTAIGRAVSMMGLWRLGRWKRKSI
- a CDS encoding SAM-dependent chlorinase/fluorinase, translated to MRPIITLLTDFGTADGYVGEIKGVLLARVPEVTLVDITHDIPPQDVEAARFTVARVWRRFPAGTVHLVAVDPGVGTERAALAVQSADRLLVGPDNGVLSPALLTADACAVSLAVPRTASASFHGRDVFAPAAAALALGASIETLGDTARQPVIRRTPEPQRIDEGVLAGVVIGIDRFGNAITNLVGLRAGIIETAGAALPLRRTYGEVAPGTALAIVGSSGLIEVAVRDGSAAKQLNLTRGSPVVFRSTS
- a CDS encoding sigma-70 family RNA polymerase sigma factor, giving the protein MTTALDLTNLPDADVVALAQAGREAAFRELIRRYERPVFSLIYRMIRDRELAEDLAQDTFIKVLNHIDRYRPEFKLSSWLFKIANNVAIDHLRRRQLDTISMDGSPHAATADAIESTSFEITVPQESPLDELEAKELGSAIEQAIAQLRPEYRSCILLRHVEGRSYEEIATTLDLPLGTVKTYIHRARHELRRALEHLKTED
- a CDS encoding bifunctional oligoribonuclease/PAP phosphatase NrnA — protein: MEHTDYLRISPERRAAIQRLARELVHGRRVVLSTHMNADGDGCGSETALVRLLAQRGLRCRIVNPTPWPSLFDFLLGGDVIDETAKGSAALAGTDLLLVADISDVKRLGNLTESVRRLTLPKIVIDHHVASDDPAGDIVLADTKACATAELVYDLACELELEITPEIARSLYVAILTDTGAFRYSNTTPRSHAIAAELLSRGVDPEEMYQRVYASAPAGRVRLLAEVLGSLGVDEPCGVSWLTMQAGSLERHGVRSEDLDGIVEHARSIAGTRLAIFFRDLGYGKVKISFRSTGDVDVNQFARRFGGGGHVKASGALVPGTLDEVRDRVVSDAKNFLGCTR
- a CDS encoding amino acid permease, which encodes MGLWSTKSISLLQQEAATEGQHTLKRALGALNLTTLGIGAIIGAGIFVLTGTAAAQYAGPAVVLSFILAGVGCLFAGLCYAEFAAMIPIAGSAYTYGYATLGELVAWIIGWDLILEYLFGAATVAVGWAGYFASFMSELGLKLPLAYTQAPLSVEGTHTLVRSALCIDPATNQAISLTAGQVCDTSKYVLSHGVINIPAIILIGLMSTLLVIGIKESARFNNFIVFLKLAIVFLVIAFGFMFVNTANWHPFIPANTTGEFGHFGWSGIVRAAGVVFFAYIGFDAVSTAAQEAKNPQRDMPIGILASLGICTVLYILMGLVMTGLAHYTDLNVPQPVFIAISKAPSLRWLGFFVNIGAIAGLASVVLVMLMGQPRIFFSMSRDGLLPSVFGKVHPKFQTPYVTTIVTGVVAAAVAGFFPIGLLGELVSIGTLLAFVIVCFGVMVLRYQRPNIPRPFRTPLVPVVPILGILICGYMMYGLPRDTWIRLIVWMVIGLVIYFLYGKKHSKVKDNIDSMTAAAAD
- a CDS encoding class I SAM-dependent methyltransferase, which produces MPINQMATEHAVLTADRETKRDFVRGMFSAIAPRYDLLNHLLSFNIDRLWRRRAIAALNWRSAPAATYLDLCAGTLDVAAALAGQPGFLGRVVGADFAEPMLRAGSEKVSRAISPLVADALDLPLASNSTAGAIVAFGIRNVSDLDVSLREVHRVLGGGARFVILEFTTPRNPVMRAVYHLYFHRVLPFIGGIVSGHRTAYRYLPASVAQFPAEEELAARMRAAGFANVHWTSLSFGIAAIHVGQK
- a CDS encoding menaquinone biosynthesis decarboxylase: MTLDTLRAFVESLDAAGELVRITRPVSLDREACEIADRVMKQPDGGRAILFEHPVLMSGERSDYPVAINLFGSMHRMATSLGVRDLDEIGARITSLLELKVPEGFVAKLALLPRLLEAGRFPPRVRSGTPPCQEVVWRDADVDIDRLPLMKCWPDDGGAYITFPMVITRDPRRGIRNVGMYRIMQTGKTTLAMHWQRHKVGAAHWREMAERGERMHVCIALGADPPSMYSASAPLPPTVDEFLFAGFVRGKPVSLAKAVTCDLEVPAEADFVLEGYIDPAEPLVTEGPFGDHTGFYSLADLYPQVHITAVTMRKEPIFPCTIVGRPPMEDFYLGHATERIFLPLLKLTIPEIVDYHMPAEGIFHNLVFVSIKKEYPGQAYKVMNALWGQGLMSLAKVLIIVDGWVNVRDPREAWWVALNNIDPQRDARFTMGPMDVLDHSSRAFTYGSKMGLDATRKLPEEGFVREWPDVITMDDETKRRVDRMWSELGVDAERAGKAGGGERP
- a CDS encoding LiaF domain-containing protein; amino-acid sequence: MPALAMLAIPLTSSPAQSWRTVESARQLRDSVQHKVRVQYGAGRIDVGATNAPVLYSMSLRYDEATTTPIHLYDAAAHTLTLGVDGESGHFGRNMGDKSKGEMRLSLSRAVPIDLGLELGATKASLDLGGLSLTGLRLDSGASETVLDFSTPNLSRMRSIEIDVGAASFEARNLGNANASRVHVEGGVGSVELDFGGQWTQDMSVDADLALGKLTLHVPRDVGVRVEVQKFLASFDQQGLVKRGDAYYSDNWDQAKYRLRLRAQTTFGGIELDRAN